In Methanobrevibacter sp., the DNA window TCGGAAAAGTTACTGGAGATACCGGACCCAAAGGCGATACAGGAGTTGGAACAACAATCAAGGGCAGCTATGATAATTTGGAAGAGTTGATAGCTGAACATCCAACGGGTAGTGATACAGATGCATATTTAGTGGACGGTAACTTTTATTTCTGGAACGGCAGTCAATGGGAAAATGCAGGAAGCATAAAAGGTGAAACAGGACCTGCAGGACCTAAAGGGGATACAGGTGATAAAGGTGATAAGGGAGATACTGGTGCGACAGGTAGTAAAGGAGACAAAGGTGATACTGGAGCTACTGGTGAAAAAGGACAACAAGGACCTAAAGGAGATACTGGAGATACAGGAGCTACTGGCGATACTGGACCGGCCGGGGCAAAGGGGGACACTGGAGCTACTGGTACTGGTATTACTATTAAAGGTTCATATGATACTTATGAAGAATTAGTACATGATCATCCGACAGGTAATGTTGGAGACTGCTATCTTGTAAACGGATCTCTTTATGTCTGGAACACAAATGCCTGGGAAAACGTAGGAAGCATAAAAGGAGAAAAAGGAGACACAGGTTCACAAGGTGTTAAAGGTGACACTGGTGATACCGGACCTCAAGGAGTTAAAGGTGATACTGGAGCTACAGGTGCAACAGGAAGTAAAGGTGATAAAGGAGATACTGGTGAAACAGGAGCACAAGGAATTCAAGGTGTTAAAGGTGATACTGGTTCTCAGGGTGCAAAAGGTGATAAGGGAGATACAGGAGCAACAGGTCCTGCAACAGATGAAAACGCAGGATGGAAACTGCCGGTAGACCAGATATTAACTACAACAACATTACCGACAGGTGTTAGTGCAGGCTATCGTGTAGCTATTGTAACCAGTTCAGTAATGGCTATTAAAGAGTATAATGGAAGTTCCTGGGACACGGAATCACTTGATGCCTATTCAGTAATACCATTAAAGCATTCTGGAAGTATACAGATGTATCTGGCAAAATCAACAGGGCCTGTATATATGGGTGTTGAATATGGTGTCTTTGGTAAATTCCGCTTTATGACTCAGGCAGCATATGATGCGTTAAGTAGCTATGATGAGGATACTATTTATTTTGTAAGAAGTTAATATACTATTAAAGGAGGGTTGCATTATGGGATTATCTGATGAGATGTTAACGGAGATTAGTTATGTTAAAATCTCAAGTTATAGAAAAAGAGTAATGAAATCTTTAGAAGATGATGTTAAGATGCCTTCTGAGATTGCAAGGGATGCAGATATTAGACAAAACCATATTTCAAAAGTTCTCTCTGAATTAAAAGCACACGAATTAGTAGAGTGCATTAATCCAGAAGTTAGAAAAGGTAGATTGTACAGGCATACTGATAAAGGTGAGGATGTAGTTAAAAATTTAGAATAAAGCTATATTATTACAATATAGCTATTCCATAATCTATTTACTATTTTTATTATTTAGTTGCAACTCTCCAACATCCTCTTTAAAAGTTTTATAAGAGTCAGAATTAGTAAATTTAATTCCTGTTTCCAATGATTCAAAGTGTTCTTTACCACATTGAATTCTTAAAAATTCTGGAGGCCTATTACCATGATATTTAATAGTTCCTTTTGTTTCAACTACAAGATATAATTTTTCTTCACCTTCTTCACCAACTACAATTGCCCAATCAGGATTATAGTTTCCGAGAGGAGTTTTAATTTTAAACCAATTAGGTAATTTAACAAATAATTTAATTTCAGAATCTCTATCTAAATCTTCAGCAAAACTTTTTTCAGTATCACTATCACAAATAATCTTATCATAAACAGAATTATTAGCTTCAATAAGATCATCTATATAACCGAATAATTCTCGATTTTTAAATAATTCTTGAGAATATGAATCATTTATTTTAGTATATTTAATTCCATCAACTATAAGCTCAGCCATAACTTGATTAATTAATTCTGCAGTTTGTTCCATATACTCTTGAGGATTTCTCTTAAACTGATTTAAAGTTTCACTTTCTTTTAATAGTCTGATAATAGTTTTTCTAGTTAAGTCTGTTTCATCTTGTAAGAATGTAACTATATCAGGTAATGCTATTTCATCTTCTTCAGAATATATTGTTGATATTTTTCCATCTTTCCAGTGAACGCCTGAAGAGTTTACTGTTAAACCACTTTTTGTATACAATAATTTAGGAGTATGTATCCTAAGATGTTCTTTCATTGCTTTAATACATTGTGAAATTAAAACTTCTGTATCAAATGAAATAGAATATATTGTTTTATGCTTAATTTTATCCCAAAGGATATTAAAATACTTATTATCAAGCATTTCTTCTTTAAAATTAACTTTTGTTTTATTATATGTCGGTTTAATTTTATATTCTTTAGTAAGTTTTTTAATAGCTGTTATGATTTCTTCTCTTATTTGTTCATACTCTTCTGGAAGACTTAAGGTATTATTTTTAAGATCAACTTTTAAAGTGTCTTTAATTTTTCCGTTCCGATCAATATAATTCATTTTGACAAAATGATTGATAAGAGGTTTTGTATTCTGGGAACCCAATGGTTCTTTAATTCCTTTTTTATTAGTCCAAATAATGTAAGATAAATCTTTTTCCTGAATAGTACCAAATTTAATATCCATATCGTCTTCAAGTTCTTTTTGAAGTTTCTTCGCAAAATCTTCATAATATTCATTAGCTATTATAGTCAATGTGTTAACTGAAGTATCGTGAACTCTATTCCCATCTTGATCTACACAAAGTCTTAAACCCCTGCCTATCTCTTGTCGTTTTTTAATTTTTGATTTGGTTTCGTTTAATGTACAAATTTGGAATACATTAGGATTGTCCCATCCTTCATTTAAAGCAGAGTGTGAAAATATAAATTTCAATTCAGAATCAAAACTTAGGAGTCTTTCTTTATCTTTCATGATTAATTCATATGCATAATCATCAGCGTCTGTTTTTCCAGATTTTGTTTCCTTAAATTCACCTTCATGTTTTCCTTGACGATCTTGTGAAAAATAACCATGATGAACTTCATCTGCTTCTGGATTTAAATTTAATTTTGAATATTTGGGTTTTTTAATAACCTTTTTATATTCTTCCTCAAACATTTTTGCATAAATTCCTTTAGACCAGGTCCCATCAGAATTGTATATTCTATAATTTGAAACCTTATCTATGAAGAATAAGGATAATACTTTAATTGGTCTACCTTCATCTGCGAAAGTAAGTTCTTTTTCTAAATGTTCTTCAATAGTTCTTCTTATTTGAGCTCTTTTAAATTTTAAATCATCAATATCTCCAACAATTTTGCCTAGAGTTAAAATTTCGTCTTTTGGTGTGAAAGAGACATATTCATTTCCTTTCTCACAATATATCTCTTCAACAACATAACCATTATATATTTCACGGTTACTAAAATTTGAATCTGATAAATCGCTACCTTCTTTGACTTTAACTGTTTTTCTTTTTATATGGCCATCAACTAGGGCATCAATCTCAATTTTTGCAGTAACAGATTTTTCAGTACTGTGGACAGAAACTAATCTTAAATAAGCTTCATTATGATAACCTTCAGATAAAAGACTTCCAACTTCAATTTGCTTTACAAGTTCTAATTCAGATGCGTCAATAGCATCTAATTTATATATTAAATTTTGAATTTCTTTATGAGTTGCAGAGTATCTTAAAGTACAAAGAGGATTTAAATATGAAACAGCTTCTTCACCTTTACCTCCCATTACAGATTGAGGTTCATCAATAATAACAATAGGATTTGTTTCAGCAAGCAAATCAATAGGTTTATATCCACTTAAATCTTCTTGTACACGGTGAATAATATTAGCTTTTTTCTCTTCAGATGGATCTTTGAAACTTTTATTAAAAGAATCAATATTTATAATCATAATTTGAATATTTGAACTAACGGCAAAATCTCTAACTTGTTCTAATTGGGAAGAGTCATATACAAAATAATTATAAGGTATGTTATCATATAGTCCTGCAAAATGTTCTTTAGTTATTTCTAAAGTTTTATTAACTCCTTCTTTAATTGCCAAACTTGGAACTACAATTATAAATTTAGTAAACCCATATTCTTTATTTAATTCAAAAATTGTTTTTAAATAAACGTAAGTTTTTCCAGTCCCAGTTTCCATTTCGATATTGAAATCTAAACTTGGAAGTGACTCTGAAGGTGCAAGTTTATGATAAGATTGTACCTGACGCAAATTTTTTAAAATGTCTTCATTATTTTCATCAATAACAATTTTATTAGACACACCCATACCAGAATCATATATTCCTGCCTGTCCCGGAACATTAAAATAGTCTAACATTGATGTTTGACCTTTAAACAAATCAATAACTGCATTAACTGCATCATTTTGATAATCTAAATTTGAATCGAATTTAAGTTTCATTTTTAATCCCTTATAGTGTTATAACTTTCTTGATGTTGTTATCCTTTAGAATTTGTTTAATGTTACTTTTATCTTCATCATTTAAAGCAGTGTCTTTAAGCACAACTCGTGAATCAGAAGGGTCATTAATAATATCTAATATTTCATCAGCTATTTCTTTGGTAATAATCTCATCTAAACAAATTATTAATTTTCCAGAATCAGTTGAATAAACATGCTCATGTTTTTTAATAGGTGATGTTAAATCAACTCCATATTTGAGCATGAGTTCATAAATTAAATCATTATCACTTCTACCTTCTTTAATTTGATTCTCGATTAAACAATCTTCAACTCGTTCATAATCCGGATCCCATTTTTCTAAATTAGATGAGGCTAATTCAAAAACTTTAAACCCAATATCTAAATCTTTATTTCCAGACTCTTCAACAATTTTATTTCCAGATCTTCTTAATCTTTCTTGTGCAAGTTCACAAATATCTTTCAGATTATATTGTACATAAGCCTCATCTTTTTCAGTACATTCCTCAGGTATTTGAACTAAAATAAACCTTCTATTCCCGTCATCTTCATTGTTATATTCCATTAAAGCATGGCCTAAAGAACCTGAACCTGAAAAGAAATCTAAAACTAATGCATCCGGGTCATCTTTCAAACCAGCTAATTCAAATAAATGTTTTATAAACTCAATTGGTTTTTTACCATTTCTAAATGGTATTTCCCCTTCATAACCTACATTATTAAAAGTATCAACTAAATCTAAAAAGTTAGGGTAAGGAATTTCAATATAATCTTCTTTATCTAATGGAACTCCTTGGA includes these proteins:
- a CDS encoding transcriptional regulator, which gives rise to MGLSDEMLTEISYVKISSYRKRVMKSLEDDVKMPSEIARDADIRQNHISKVLSELKAHELVECINPEVRKGRLYRHTDKGEDVVKNLE
- a CDS encoding DEAD/DEAH box helicase family protein; this translates as MKLKFDSNLDYQNDAVNAVIDLFKGQTSMLDYFNVPGQAGIYDSGMGVSNKIVIDENNEDILKNLRQVQSYHKLAPSESLPSLDFNIEMETGTGKTYVYLKTIFELNKEYGFTKFIIVVPSLAIKEGVNKTLEITKEHFAGLYDNIPYNYFVYDSSQLEQVRDFAVSSNIQIMIINIDSFNKSFKDPSEEKKANIIHRVQEDLSGYKPIDLLAETNPIVIIDEPQSVMGGKGEEAVSYLNPLCTLRYSATHKEIQNLIYKLDAIDASELELVKQIEVGSLLSEGYHNEAYLRLVSVHSTEKSVTAKIEIDALVDGHIKRKTVKVKEGSDLSDSNFSNREIYNGYVVEEIYCEKGNEYVSFTPKDEILTLGKIVGDIDDLKFKRAQIRRTIEEHLEKELTFADEGRPIKVLSLFFIDKVSNYRIYNSDGTWSKGIYAKMFEEEYKKVIKKPKYSKLNLNPEADEVHHGYFSQDRQGKHEGEFKETKSGKTDADDYAYELIMKDKERLLSFDSELKFIFSHSALNEGWDNPNVFQICTLNETKSKIKKRQEIGRGLRLCVDQDGNRVHDTSVNTLTIIANEYYEDFAKKLQKELEDDMDIKFGTIQEKDLSYIIWTNKKGIKEPLGSQNTKPLINHFVKMNYIDRNGKIKDTLKVDLKNNTLSLPEEYEQIREEIITAIKKLTKEYKIKPTYNKTKVNFKEEMLDNKYFNILWDKIKHKTIYSISFDTEVLISQCIKAMKEHLRIHTPKLLYTKSGLTVNSSGVHWKDGKISTIYSEEDEIALPDIVTFLQDETDLTRKTIIRLLKESETLNQFKRNPQEYMEQTAELINQVMAELIVDGIKYTKINDSYSQELFKNRELFGYIDDLIEANNSVYDKIICDSDTEKSFAEDLDRDSEIKLFVKLPNWFKIKTPLGNYNPDWAIVVGEEGEEKLYLVVETKGTIKYHGNRPPEFLRIQCGKEHFESLETGIKFTNSDSYKTFKEDVGELQLNNKNSK